In one Lolium rigidum isolate FL_2022 chromosome 3, APGP_CSIRO_Lrig_0.1, whole genome shotgun sequence genomic region, the following are encoded:
- the LOC124697287 gene encoding uncharacterized protein LOC124697287: MIQSLPGMSSSEDQDRAKSRSKNGAAPGKSSSARAAAPSKSTSASTAAARAKFSSASLPVGGKSRWSDVGVAPFQDGQYVRLLNRGRGGYLFADETGRGVSVDRRREMANTAWVAQVLETDTNYHVLLRSAYGRHLAVTRAPAPEGHVGCGAAQCAFDGPDDAHVMWWTTPGKGGSVVLLHGTSANLRALRANGRYRRWHRGVTVEAINRSRVTSMMEWEVEVIPLRVERPPYQLRPGGADALWHPGSAEKMEVNCAVADDNGSTDGRGWETIQFRGRSLMELGNELAQRLGDGVSFQDITLFIQAGNLGQPTLLLTDLPHRDDRVDIVVFRVGTAGHDRLLFPDLDAE; encoded by the exons ATGATCCAGTCCCTCCCCGGcatgtcgtcgtcggaggaccagGACCGCGCCAAGTCCCGCTCGAAGAACGGGGCGGCGCCCGGCAAGTCGAGTTCGGCGAGGGCCGCGGCGCCCAGCAAGTCAACTTCGGCGAGCACGGCAGCGGCGCGCGCCAAGTTCAGCTCGGCGTCCCTGCCCGTGGGCGGCAAGTCCCGCTGGTCCGACGTCGGCGTGGCGCCGTTCCAGGACGGGCAGTACGTGCGTCTCCTCAACCGCGGGCGCGGCGGGTACCTCTTCGCGGACGAGACGGGGCGGGGCGTctccgtggaccgccgccgcgagaTGGCCAACACGGCGTGGGTGGCGCAGGTGCTCGAGACCGACACCAACTACCACGTGCTGCTCCGCAGCGCCTACGGCCGCCACCTCGCCGTCACGCGCGCGCCGGCGCCCGAGGGCCACGTCGGCTGCGGCGCCGCGCAGTGCGCCTTCGACGGGCCGGACGACGCCCACGTCATGTGGTGGACCACCCCGGGGAAGGGCGGCAGCGTCGTGCTGCTCCACGGCACGTCCGCCAACCTCAGGGCGCTCCGGGCCAACGGGCGGTACCGGCGGTGGCACAGGGGCGTCACCGTCGAGGCCATCAACCGCTCCCGCGTCACCTCGATGatggagtgggaggtggaggtcATCCCGCTGAGGGTCGAGAGGCCGCCGTACCAGCTGCGACCAGGAGGCGCCGATGCT CTATGGCACCCAGGTTCTGCAGAGAAGATGGAAGTCAATTGCGCTGTGGCAGATGATAACGGCAGCACCGATGGCCGGGGCTGGGAAACTATCCAGTTCCGTGGCAGGAGTCTGATGGAGCTGGGCAATGAGTTGGCACAGCGGTTGGGCGACGGCGTCAGCTTCCAGGACATCACCCTCTTTATTCAGGCAGGCAACCTTGGGCAGCCCACGCTTCTGCTCACCGACCTTCCCCATAGAGACGACCGCGTTGACATCGTGGTGTTCAGGGTTGGTACAGCAG